In one Mesorhizobium australicum genomic region, the following are encoded:
- a CDS encoding C4-dicarboxylate TRAP transporter substrate-binding protein yields the protein MYRTLLSGGVAAVALAVASAPAFSQETINLTAAAGHPEVFLWVKHIKETFIPTVDAELAKTGKVKINWTQGYGGTIVKLGSEVEAFQQGIIDVGQMSGVFNPATMGLLNLTYAMPFGPPDARGVTAAVEKALMETEGALQKLEEATGVVYIGGGIAIDDYNIASTKALTKIADMNGVKLGGAGPNLAWLAGTGAVGVQGSYVTFYNDIKTGVYDGNIGWMTANVPAKLYEVAPNWNQTHFGAMYIGGMGVSKMQWDTFSDETKAAFRTAATAYTKAYFDEQEARYEAAKKTLVDGGGKIVEFDPAERSTWIKGLPNPTAAWAKAAEARGEPAKKVLEAYRDNLKAAGFTFERDYLAE from the coding sequence ATGTATCGCACTCTATTGTCGGGCGGTGTGGCGGCTGTGGCGCTTGCCGTGGCCTCGGCGCCCGCATTCTCGCAGGAAACGATCAACCTGACCGCCGCAGCAGGACATCCCGAGGTGTTTCTCTGGGTGAAGCATATCAAGGAGACCTTTATCCCGACGGTCGATGCCGAGCTCGCCAAGACCGGCAAGGTGAAGATCAACTGGACGCAGGGCTACGGCGGCACCATCGTCAAGCTCGGCTCCGAGGTCGAGGCGTTCCAGCAGGGCATCATCGATGTCGGCCAGATGAGCGGCGTGTTCAATCCGGCCACGATGGGCCTGTTGAACCTGACCTATGCGATGCCCTTCGGCCCGCCCGATGCGCGCGGAGTCACCGCCGCCGTCGAGAAGGCGCTGATGGAGACCGAAGGCGCGCTGCAGAAGCTGGAGGAGGCGACCGGCGTCGTCTATATCGGCGGCGGGATCGCCATCGACGACTATAACATCGCCTCCACCAAGGCGCTGACCAAGATCGCCGACATGAACGGCGTCAAGCTGGGCGGCGCCGGCCCGAACCTTGCCTGGCTCGCCGGCACCGGCGCGGTCGGCGTGCAGGGCAGCTACGTCACCTTCTACAACGACATCAAGACCGGCGTGTATGACGGCAACATCGGCTGGATGACGGCGAACGTGCCGGCCAAGCTCTACGAGGTCGCGCCCAACTGGAACCAGACGCATTTCGGCGCGATGTATATCGGCGGCATGGGCGTGTCGAAAATGCAGTGGGACACGTTCTCGGACGAGACCAAGGCCGCGTTCCGCACCGCCGCCACCGCCTACACCAAGGCCTATTTCGACGAGCAGGAGGCCCGCTACGAGGCGGCCAAGAAGACGCTGGTCGATGGCGGCGGCAAGATCGTCGAGTTCGATCCTGCCGAGCGCAGCACCTGGATCAAGGGACTGCCGAACCCGACGGCCGCCTGGGCCAAGGCGGCGGAGGCGCGCGGCGAGCCGGCCAAGAAAGTGCTCGAAGCCTATCGCGACAACCTCAAGGCAGCGGGCTTCACCTTCGAGCGCGACTACCTCGCCGAATGA
- a CDS encoding TRAP transporter small permease subunit, whose translation MADEAAIPRDDAPPPRAPSGSFARVIGVMNAVGTLWIILLMLLINADIFGRSFLNHPIAGVPELVAFSIVGIVFLQLAHTLRSGAMTRSDVLLNVLERRAPRARFTLLSIFHLVGGLLMLMIAWKFWPSVVAAWLYPERNFMGNPGFFTIPQWPLFMLVFLGIVATAIQFLLLSWNDLRSAREIAS comes from the coding sequence ATGGCTGACGAGGCCGCAATTCCGCGCGACGACGCGCCACCTCCTCGTGCACCCAGCGGGTCGTTCGCCCGCGTGATCGGCGTGATGAACGCCGTGGGAACGCTCTGGATCATCCTGCTGATGCTGCTGATCAATGCCGACATCTTCGGCCGCAGCTTCCTGAATCATCCGATCGCCGGAGTGCCCGAGCTCGTGGCCTTCTCGATCGTCGGCATCGTGTTCCTGCAGCTCGCCCACACGCTGCGCTCCGGCGCCATGACGCGCTCCGACGTCCTGCTGAACGTCCTCGAACGCCGCGCCCCGCGCGCCCGCTTCACGCTCTTGTCGATCTTCCATCTGGTCGGCGGCTTGCTGATGCTGATGATCGCCTGGAAATTCTGGCCGAGCGTGGTCGCGGCCTGGCTGTATCCCGAACGCAACTTCATGGGCAATCCGGGTTTCTTCACCATCCCGCAATGGCCCCTCTTCATGCTTGTCTTCCTGGGCATTGTGGCGACCGCGATCCAGTTCCTGCTCCTGTCGTGGAATGACCTCCGTTCCGCCCGGGAGATCGCATCATGA
- a CDS encoding TRAP transporter large permease — translation MSGVGIAFLSIAAMLVLIYSGMHVAIALILLSFCGVWILRGNFDIASNMLVLAFKDSISDYLFGVVPLFVLMGLLVAVAGIGRDTFEVAAQVFRRVLGGLGIATVAANAVFAAITGISIASAAVFTKVAVPEMIRHGYTARFAVGVVAGSSVLGMLIPPSLLFILYGVLTEQSVGSLFIAGVIPGVLLSLIYCAGIFAMGRWWPSFIGGRKADSYDTANDMSLGEMANKLAPIVILIALVLGGIYGGFFTPTEAGAAGALGALLISLAKQRLTWASFWQVLVQTGHTTSSICFLIIGASLYSRMLAMSGMPGWLGTFVVESGLGVTGIVIALMMVVILLGTILDSASIMLLTLPIAIPILTGMSVDLIWLGVLMILSVEIGLLTPPFGIAVFVVKATLGPDSEVTLNDIFAGAFPFAAMMFLVLVLVFLFPWLATALV, via the coding sequence ATGAGCGGCGTCGGCATAGCCTTCCTTTCGATCGCAGCCATGCTGGTCCTGATCTATTCGGGCATGCATGTCGCCATAGCGCTGATCCTGCTTTCCTTCTGCGGCGTGTGGATCCTGCGCGGCAATTTCGACATCGCCTCCAATATGCTGGTCCTCGCCTTCAAGGACTCGATCAGCGACTATCTCTTCGGTGTCGTGCCGCTGTTCGTCCTGATGGGCCTGCTGGTCGCCGTCGCAGGCATCGGCCGCGACACGTTCGAGGTCGCCGCGCAAGTCTTCCGCCGCGTCCTTGGCGGGCTTGGCATCGCGACGGTCGCGGCCAACGCGGTCTTCGCCGCGATCACCGGCATCTCCATCGCCTCCGCCGCCGTGTTCACCAAGGTCGCCGTGCCGGAGATGATCCGCCACGGCTACACGGCGCGCTTCGCTGTCGGCGTGGTGGCGGGCTCCTCGGTGCTCGGCATGCTGATCCCGCCGAGCCTGCTTTTCATCCTCTACGGCGTGCTGACGGAGCAATCGGTCGGCTCGCTGTTCATCGCCGGCGTCATCCCCGGCGTACTGCTGTCGCTCATCTACTGCGCCGGCATCTTCGCGATGGGCCGCTGGTGGCCCTCCTTCATCGGCGGGCGGAAAGCGGACAGCTACGACACGGCGAACGACATGAGCCTCGGCGAGATGGCCAACAAGCTTGCGCCGATCGTGATCCTGATCGCCCTGGTGCTCGGCGGCATCTATGGCGGCTTCTTCACGCCGACCGAAGCGGGCGCCGCCGGCGCGCTCGGCGCGCTGCTGATCTCGCTCGCCAAGCAGCGGCTGACCTGGGCGAGCTTCTGGCAGGTGCTGGTGCAGACCGGGCACACGACCTCGTCGATCTGTTTCTTGATCATCGGCGCGAGCCTCTATTCGCGCATGCTCGCCATGTCGGGCATGCCTGGCTGGCTCGGGACATTCGTGGTGGAGTCGGGACTTGGCGTCACCGGCATCGTGATCGCGCTGATGATGGTGGTGATCCTGCTCGGCACGATCCTCGACTCGGCCTCGATCATGCTCCTCACATTGCCGATCGCGATCCCGATCCTGACCGGCATGAGCGTCGACCTGATCTGGCTCGGCGTTCTGATGATCCTCTCCGTCGAGATCGGCCTGCTCACCCCACCCTTCGGCATCGCCGTCTTCGTCGTGAAGGCAACACTGGGACCCGACAGCGAGGTCACGCTCAACGACATCTTCGCGGGCGCCTTCCCCTTCGCCGCGATGATGTTCCTCGTCCTGGTGCTCGTCTTCCTGTTCCCGTGGCTTGCCACAGCCCTCGTCTAG
- a CDS encoding MBL fold metallo-hydrolase yields the protein MAKWQFTKGMHDLGNGCYAYLLPDGSWGWSNAGLIVDGDATLMVDTLFDLKLTAEMLETYRASIPAAKSIDVLVNTHADGDHTFGNQLVEGARIIGTQGTVTDFARFDPTVVQNICLNAEQFGSAGVFMRECFRPFDFSRITLTPPTETFSGTLDLMVGSKKVQLIEVGPSHSLGDALIYVPDDKVLYTGDILFTGGTPIAWYGPVNRWIDVCDRVLNMDVETIVAGHGPISTKDDVREMRDYLQHVSDEARPLWEQGMDYLEASYKIDLGKYRDREDAERVVVTVQTLFDDFADAPQRPVRAPIPYFAEMKGFRHHLGRGPVHEAYCKACGIEQGFRAREAK from the coding sequence ATGGCCAAATGGCAATTCACCAAAGGCATGCACGACCTCGGTAACGGCTGCTATGCCTACCTGTTGCCGGACGGCAGCTGGGGCTGGTCGAATGCGGGTCTGATCGTGGACGGCGACGCGACGCTTATGGTCGACACGCTGTTCGACCTCAAGCTCACCGCAGAGATGCTCGAAACCTATCGCGCCTCGATCCCTGCCGCGAAGTCGATCGACGTGCTGGTCAATACGCATGCCGACGGCGACCATACCTTCGGCAACCAGCTCGTCGAAGGCGCACGTATCATCGGCACGCAAGGGACGGTCACCGACTTCGCCCGCTTCGATCCGACCGTCGTGCAGAACATCTGCCTCAACGCGGAGCAGTTCGGCAGCGCCGGCGTCTTCATGCGCGAGTGCTTTCGGCCGTTCGATTTTTCCAGGATCACGCTCACGCCGCCGACAGAAACCTTCTCGGGCACGCTCGACCTCATGGTCGGATCCAAGAAGGTCCAGCTCATCGAGGTCGGACCGTCGCATTCGCTGGGCGATGCGCTGATCTACGTGCCGGACGACAAGGTGCTCTACACAGGCGATATCCTGTTCACCGGCGGCACGCCGATCGCATGGTACGGACCGGTCAATCGCTGGATCGACGTCTGCGACAGGGTGCTGAACATGGATGTCGAGACGATCGTCGCCGGCCATGGCCCGATCTCGACCAAGGACGACGTGCGCGAGATGCGGGACTACCTGCAGCATGTGAGCGACGAAGCGCGACCGCTCTGGGAGCAGGGCATGGACTATCTCGAGGCGTCGTACAAGATCGACCTCGGCAAATACCGGGACCGGGAAGACGCCGAGCGCGTGGTGGTCACCGTGCAGACGCTGTTCGACGATTTTGCCGATGCGCCGCAGCGGCCGGTGCGCGCGCCGATCCCCTATTTCGCCGAGATGAAGGGCTTCCGGCACCATCTCGGCCGCGGCCCCGTGCATGAGGCCTATTGCAAGGCCTGCGGCATTGAGCAGGGCTTTCGCGCCCGCGAAGCGAAATAA
- a CDS encoding sulfate/molybdate ABC transporter ATP-binding protein, with protein sequence MKITLDNVVKTFDTFRAVRGVSLEIGSGELVALLGPSGSGKTTILRMVAGLEYADGGRILFGEQDATDIPVRDRGVGFVFQHYALFPHMTVAENIAFGMKVSKRKRSGAEIEARVNDLLVLVKLSGLGNRFPSQISGGQRQRVALARSLAVDPKVLLLDEPFGALDANVRRDLRRWLREIHDELGITTLFVTHDQEEALDLADRVVILDQGKIVQQGTPEEVCRQPNSPFVTRFLGDAHRLEAVASHGRAQVAGGVIELPGVEDGSVEIFVRPADLEWNTAGSIPAVVSRVIDRPDGRRLLASLSDGSLVELDVPPETKVAKGDHGRIAVLRTHAFPRG encoded by the coding sequence ATGAAGATCACGCTCGACAATGTGGTGAAGACCTTCGACACGTTCCGCGCCGTACGCGGCGTCTCGCTCGAGATCGGCAGCGGCGAGCTGGTTGCGCTGCTTGGTCCGTCCGGCTCCGGCAAGACGACGATCCTGCGCATGGTCGCCGGCCTCGAATATGCCGACGGTGGACGCATCCTGTTCGGCGAGCAGGATGCCACCGACATACCGGTGCGCGATCGCGGCGTCGGCTTCGTGTTCCAGCACTATGCCCTTTTCCCGCATATGACGGTGGCCGAGAACATCGCCTTCGGCATGAAGGTCTCAAAGCGCAAGCGCAGCGGGGCCGAGATCGAGGCGCGCGTCAACGACCTCCTCGTGCTCGTGAAGCTCTCCGGCCTGGGCAACCGGTTCCCGTCGCAGATCTCCGGCGGCCAGCGCCAGCGCGTGGCGCTTGCGCGCTCGCTCGCCGTCGATCCGAAGGTGCTCTTGCTCGACGAACCATTCGGCGCGCTCGACGCAAATGTGCGGCGCGACCTGCGCCGCTGGCTGCGCGAGATCCATGACGAACTCGGCATCACCACACTCTTCGTCACGCACGATCAGGAAGAGGCGCTGGATCTGGCCGACCGCGTGGTCATCCTGGACCAGGGAAAGATCGTCCAGCAGGGCACACCGGAAGAGGTCTGCCGGCAGCCGAACTCGCCCTTCGTCACGCGCTTCCTGGGCGACGCGCACCGGCTTGAAGCCGTCGCGTCTCATGGAAGGGCGCAGGTGGCCGGAGGCGTTATCGAGCTGCCCGGCGTCGAGGACGGATCGGTCGAGATCTTCGTCCGGCCCGCCGACCTGGAATGGAATACGGCCGGGTCCATCCCGGCCGTGGTCTCACGCGTCATCGACCGGCCCGATGGCCGGCGTCTCCTGGCGTCGCTGTCCGACGGCTCCCTGGTGGAGCTCGACGTGCCGCCGGAAACGAAGGTGGCGAAGGGCGATCACGGCCGCATCGCCGTCCTGCGCACTCACGCGTTCCCGCGTGGCTGA
- the cysW gene encoding sulfate ABC transporter permease subunit CysW — protein MSAAPIRKKPPRIGDSPAVRRSLIGFVLGVGAVLVLAPLVVIFVQAFSAGWSAYAATITHPDTRHAIMLTVVTALIAVPVNTAFGVAAAWAITKFDFPGKRLLTVIIEIPFSISPIVAGVAYLFVYGLQGLFGPALQSADIKILFALPGIVLASMFVTAPFVARELIPLMQAQGRDLEEAATSLGASGWRTFFSVTLPNIRWALLYGVVLCNARVMGEFGAVSVVSGNIRGQTNTLPLHIELLYHDYQTAGAFAAASILTALALVTIVAKVILERRGAGRAGRPALAGPVVAEQGAKA, from the coding sequence ATGAGCGCCGCACCCATTCGCAAGAAGCCGCCGCGCATCGGCGACAGCCCCGCCGTCCGCCGCAGCCTGATCGGCTTCGTGCTGGGCGTCGGCGCGGTTCTGGTGCTCGCCCCGCTGGTGGTGATCTTCGTCCAGGCCTTTTCCGCCGGCTGGTCGGCCTATGCGGCCACCATCACGCATCCCGACACGCGGCATGCGATCATGCTCACGGTCGTGACGGCGCTCATCGCCGTTCCGGTCAACACCGCCTTCGGCGTCGCGGCCGCATGGGCGATCACCAAGTTCGATTTTCCCGGCAAGCGCCTGCTCACCGTCATCATCGAGATCCCCTTCTCGATCTCGCCGATCGTGGCCGGCGTCGCCTATCTCTTCGTCTATGGACTGCAGGGTCTGTTCGGCCCGGCGCTTCAGTCGGCGGACATCAAGATCCTTTTCGCGCTGCCGGGCATCGTGCTCGCCTCGATGTTCGTCACCGCGCCCTTCGTCGCGCGTGAGCTCATTCCGCTCATGCAGGCGCAAGGGCGGGACCTTGAGGAGGCGGCCACGTCGCTTGGTGCGTCGGGCTGGCGCACTTTCTTCTCCGTGACGCTGCCCAACATCCGCTGGGCGCTGCTCTACGGCGTGGTGCTGTGCAATGCCCGCGTCATGGGCGAGTTCGGCGCGGTCTCGGTCGTGTCGGGCAACATCCGCGGCCAGACCAATACGCTGCCGCTGCACATCGAGCTGCTCTATCACGACTACCAGACGGCGGGCGCCTTCGCGGCGGCGTCCATCCTGACCGCGCTCGCGCTCGTCACGATCGTGGCCAAGGTCATTCTCGAACGCCGGGGCGCCGGCCGGGCGGGACGCCCGGCGCTCGCCGGCCCCGTCGTCGCCGAACAGGGAGCGAAGGCATGA
- the cysT gene encoding sulfate ABC transporter permease subunit CysT, whose translation MRRRVLPGFHLSLGITLFYVGLIVLLPLGALVVKAGSLGFEDYWRIISSGRAVASYRVTVLSAAAATAFNVVFGVALAWVLVRYSFPGKRLVDAIVDLPFALPTAVAGIALTTLFAPGGWFGFFFDRIGVQVAYTPLGIMIAMAFTSLPFIVRTVQPVLEDLDPALEEAAQSLGGTDSEIFRRVILPLLTPALLAGVSLAFARSLGEFGAIIFIAGNQPFETEITALLAFIRLEEYDYQAAAAIASVMLIAAFVMLAVTNLLQSRALRYTQRS comes from the coding sequence TTGAGACGACGCGTTCTGCCCGGGTTCCACCTGTCGCTCGGCATCACCCTCTTCTACGTGGGGCTGATCGTGCTGTTGCCGCTCGGCGCGCTGGTCGTGAAGGCGGGCAGCCTCGGGTTCGAGGACTACTGGCGCATCATCTCCTCCGGCCGCGCCGTGGCGAGCTACCGTGTGACGGTGCTGTCGGCCGCCGCGGCCACTGCCTTCAACGTCGTCTTCGGCGTCGCGCTCGCCTGGGTGCTGGTCCGCTACTCCTTTCCCGGCAAGCGGCTGGTCGACGCGATCGTCGACCTTCCCTTTGCGCTGCCGACGGCGGTCGCCGGCATCGCGCTCACGACGCTGTTCGCACCCGGCGGCTGGTTCGGCTTCTTCTTCGACCGCATCGGCGTGCAGGTCGCCTACACGCCGCTCGGCATCATGATCGCGATGGCGTTCACCAGCCTGCCTTTCATCGTGCGCACGGTGCAGCCGGTGCTCGAGGATCTCGATCCGGCGCTGGAGGAGGCGGCCCAGTCGCTCGGCGGGACGGACAGCGAGATCTTCCGGCGGGTGATCCTGCCGCTGCTGACGCCGGCGCTGCTCGCGGGTGTGTCGCTTGCCTTTGCCCGCAGCCTTGGCGAGTTCGGCGCCATCATCTTCATCGCCGGCAATCAGCCGTTCGAGACCGAGATCACCGCGCTGCTCGCCTTTATCCGGCTGGAGGAATACGACTACCAGGCGGCCGCAGCGATCGCCTCCGTCATGCTCATCGCTGCCTTCGTCATGCTCGCCGTGACGAACCTCCTTCAGTCGCGCGCGCTGCGCTATACGCAGAGGTCGTGA
- a CDS encoding sulfate ABC transporter substrate-binding protein, which translates to MKRLLLVGAALALLLSPAAAQEPNKLLNASYDIARELFAQVNEAFVAKHPGVTIDQSHAGTSKQARAIVEGLEADVVTFNQVTDIDFLVKNGFVSDDWQADFPNQSSPFYSMPSFLVREGNPKGIKDWGDLVRDDVKVIFPNPKTSGNARYTYLAATAYAKEKFGDDQAKVTEFVKKIFANVPVFDTGGRAATTTFVERNIGDVLITFEAETRGIAKEFGEDKFDLVVPSVSLLAEFPVAIVDRVVDKHGTRDLAKTYLDFLYSPEGQTIAAERGHRVNDEAVAAKFKDQFPDIRLVTVDDVFGGWAKVQEEHFASGGLLDQIYGER; encoded by the coding sequence ATGAAAAGACTTCTCCTTGTCGGCGCCGCGCTCGCGCTTCTGCTTTCTCCCGCGGCCGCGCAGGAGCCGAACAAGCTCCTCAACGCGTCCTACGACATCGCGCGCGAACTCTTCGCACAGGTGAACGAGGCTTTCGTCGCCAAGCACCCGGGCGTGACGATCGATCAGTCGCATGCCGGAACGTCGAAGCAGGCCCGTGCCATCGTTGAAGGCCTCGAGGCCGACGTCGTCACCTTCAACCAGGTCACCGACATCGATTTCCTGGTGAAGAACGGCTTCGTGTCCGACGACTGGCAGGCCGACTTTCCCAACCAGTCCTCGCCCTTCTATTCGATGCCGTCCTTCCTCGTGCGCGAAGGCAATCCCAAGGGCATCAAGGACTGGGGCGACCTCGTCCGCGACGACGTGAAGGTCATCTTCCCCAATCCGAAGACCTCCGGCAATGCGCGCTACACCTATCTCGCTGCGACGGCCTACGCGAAGGAGAAGTTTGGCGACGATCAGGCCAAGGTCACCGAGTTCGTCAAGAAGATCTTCGCCAACGTCCCGGTGTTCGACACCGGTGGCCGCGCCGCGACCACGACCTTTGTCGAGCGCAATATCGGCGACGTGCTGATCACCTTCGAGGCGGAGACTCGCGGCATCGCGAAGGAGTTCGGCGAGGACAAGTTCGACCTGGTCGTTCCTTCGGTCAGCCTTCTGGCGGAGTTTCCTGTCGCCATCGTCGACAGGGTGGTCGACAAGCACGGCACTCGTGATCTCGCCAAGACCTATCTGGACTTCCTCTATTCACCGGAAGGCCAGACGATCGCCGCCGAGAGAGGCCATCGCGTCAACGACGAGGCTGTTGCTGCCAAGTTCAAGGATCAGTTCCCTGACATCCGGCTTGTAACGGTAGACGACGTTTTCGGCGGCTGGGCCAAGGTTCAGGAAGAGCACTTCGCTTCCGGCGGACTGCTTGACCAGATCTACGGCGAGCGCTGA
- a CDS encoding hydantoinase B/oxoprolinase family protein, translating into MTNTPAVDPITTSVIQSGLVAAADEMFAVLKKTAMSPIIYEVLDVGTGVMDRHGHLVSSGAGIPSFIGMLDKAVYRIIEMYGLDNIRDGDCYITNDPAYGGVTHLNDVIVAQPVFADGTCVAWAASVGHWNDVGGKTPGSMAVDVTEVFQEGLRLPAVKLFENGQPIRSVFDIIMVNSRLPEFVEGDLWSQVAAGRKAEQRIKQLIETYGADAYHRAIEALFVEGERRARAGLKALPKGTFTVEEEQDDGAVWHATVMITDETFTVDLRGNPAQRAAPYNTARDGAVIVCQTLFKGLTDPTLFANSGSFRPLEVITEPGTIFDVRGTAPHGYYFETRMRLYDMLCRRMAEPQPDKLPAGHFASICGTVLAGLHPDTGRRYTMVEPQMGGWGATATRDGLDAMYSTGHGDTFNCPVEICEARYGIDVGYRRLNEITDETSLHKGGRGLSASLQPRAPAVLSAGYSRNRIPVWGSAGGANGDTNGISVVRKDGGREDYSFVSGCVIMPGDEILIHTANGGGWGKRT; encoded by the coding sequence ATGACAAATACCCCAGCCGTCGACCCGATCACCACATCGGTCATCCAGTCCGGCCTGGTCGCTGCCGCCGACGAGATGTTCGCGGTGCTGAAGAAGACCGCGATGAGCCCGATCATCTATGAGGTGCTCGACGTGGGCACCGGGGTGATGGACCGCCATGGCCATCTGGTCAGCTCTGGCGCCGGCATACCGAGCTTCATCGGCATGCTCGACAAGGCGGTCTACCGCATCATCGAGATGTACGGGCTCGACAACATCCGCGATGGCGACTGCTACATCACCAACGACCCGGCCTATGGCGGGGTGACCCATCTCAACGACGTCATCGTGGCGCAGCCCGTGTTCGCTGATGGCACCTGCGTCGCCTGGGCTGCTTCGGTCGGACACTGGAACGACGTTGGCGGCAAGACGCCGGGATCGATGGCAGTGGACGTCACCGAAGTGTTCCAGGAAGGCCTGCGCCTGCCTGCGGTAAAACTGTTCGAGAACGGTCAGCCGATCCGCTCGGTGTTCGACATCATCATGGTCAATTCCCGCCTGCCGGAGTTCGTCGAAGGTGATCTCTGGTCGCAGGTTGCCGCTGGCCGCAAGGCGGAGCAGCGCATCAAGCAACTGATCGAGACCTATGGCGCCGACGCCTACCACCGGGCCATCGAGGCGCTGTTCGTCGAAGGCGAGCGGCGTGCACGGGCCGGCCTGAAAGCCTTGCCGAAGGGCACGTTCACGGTCGAGGAAGAGCAGGACGACGGCGCGGTCTGGCACGCGACGGTCATGATCACCGACGAGACGTTCACGGTCGATCTGCGCGGCAATCCGGCGCAGCGCGCCGCGCCTTACAACACCGCGCGCGATGGCGCGGTGATCGTCTGCCAGACGCTGTTCAAGGGGCTGACCGACCCGACGCTGTTCGCTAATTCGGGCTCGTTCCGCCCGCTTGAAGTTATCACAGAGCCCGGTACGATCTTCGATGTCCGGGGAACGGCGCCGCATGGCTACTATTTCGAGACGCGGATGCGGCTCTACGACATGCTCTGCCGTCGCATGGCGGAACCGCAGCCGGACAAACTGCCGGCCGGCCATTTCGCCTCGATCTGCGGAACGGTGCTGGCAGGTCTACATCCCGATACCGGCCGCCGTTACACCATGGTCGAGCCGCAGATGGGCGGCTGGGGCGCGACGGCGACGCGTGACGGGCTCGATGCGATGTATTCGACCGGCCACGGCGACACGTTCAACTGTCCGGTCGAAATCTGCGAGGCGCGGTACGGGATCGACGTCGGCTATCGCAGGCTCAACGAGATCACCGATGAAACCAGCCTGCACAAGGGTGGGCGCGGCCTGTCGGCATCGCTGCAGCCGCGCGCGCCGGCGGTGCTGTCGGCCGGCTACAGCCGCAATCGCATTCCCGTCTGGGGCTCGGCCGGCGGGGCCAATGGCGACACGAACGGCATTTCCGTGGTCCGCAAGGACGGCGGCCGCGAGGACTACTCCTTCGTCAGCGGCTGCGTGATCATGCCGGGTGACGAGATCCTGATCCACACCGCCAATGGCGGCGGCTGGGGCAAGAGGACGTAA
- a CDS encoding zinc-dependent alcohol dehydrogenase family protein, translated as MPRAWHIHDYSGYQGLRLGEEPFEKPGAGEVRLRVEAFALNWGDMDLMKDNYSFSFPRFPARVGIEAAGIIDAIGPGVEGFSIGERVSTLPYFYDNRGASTESMVIDARYVAKAPPNLSAVECASIWMQYLTAYYPLAEVTPVGPGSHVLVTAATSTAGAASLEIGRLLGATMIGTTRFAENEEYLRSMGADHVIVTGKEDLAARIRDITGGKGVTMAFDPVGGGLIDQYAPALAKNARIYFYGTLDTVWPPLPFVDMFQKNAVFHPYSLFNYVEDPLMCERGKAFVYDMLAAGRLKPSIDRVYPMEKYIEAFDYLSQPRTAHGKVVIETGL; from the coding sequence ATGCCCCGCGCCTGGCACATCCACGACTATTCCGGCTATCAGGGGCTGCGCCTCGGCGAGGAGCCGTTCGAGAAGCCAGGTGCTGGCGAGGTGCGGCTCAGGGTCGAAGCCTTCGCGCTGAACTGGGGCGACATGGACCTGATGAAGGACAACTACTCCTTCAGCTTCCCGCGTTTCCCCGCGCGCGTCGGCATCGAGGCGGCGGGCATCATCGACGCCATTGGGCCGGGCGTGGAAGGCTTCTCGATCGGCGAGCGGGTGTCCACGCTGCCCTATTTCTACGACAACCGCGGCGCCAGCACGGAATCGATGGTGATCGATGCGCGTTACGTCGCCAAGGCGCCGCCGAACCTGTCGGCGGTCGAATGCGCCTCGATCTGGATGCAGTATCTCACCGCCTATTATCCGCTGGCGGAGGTCACGCCGGTTGGCCCTGGCAGCCATGTCCTCGTGACCGCGGCGACCAGCACGGCAGGTGCCGCCTCGCTGGAGATCGGCCGCCTGCTCGGCGCCACCATGATCGGCACCACGCGCTTCGCCGAAAACGAGGAGTATCTGCGCTCGATGGGCGCAGACCATGTCATCGTCACCGGCAAGGAAGACCTCGCCGCGCGCATCCGCGACATCACCGGCGGCAAGGGCGTGACCATGGCGTTCGATCCGGTCGGTGGAGGGCTGATCGACCAGTATGCCCCCGCACTGGCGAAGAACGCACGCATCTACTTCTACGGCACGCTGGACACCGTCTGGCCGCCGTTGCCTTTCGTCGACATGTTCCAGAAGAACGCCGTCTTCCATCCCTATTCGCTGTTCAACTATGTCGAGGATCCGCTGATGTGTGAGCGCGGCAAGGCCTTCGTCTACGACATGCTGGCGGCCGGGCGGCTTAAGCCGTCGATCGACCGGGTCTATCCGATGGAGAAATACATCGAGGCGTTCGACTATCTCAGCCAGCCGCGCACGGCGCATGGCAAGGTCGTCATCGAAACCGGCCTGTGA